DNA from Rhinatrema bivittatum chromosome 1, aRhiBiv1.1, whole genome shotgun sequence:
ctatggattctgtatagccggcgcgcgctgagccgcgcagcctacctccattccctctgaggccgctcggaaatcggagcggcctcggagggaactttcttttgccctcccctcaccttcccctcccttcccctacctaacccacccgcccggccctgtctaaaccccatccttacctttgtcgggggatttacgcctcccggaaggaggcgtaaatccctgcgcaccagcgggctgctagcgcgccgggacgtgacctgggggcgggtccggagggcgtggccacgcccccggaccgccccgggccgtagccacgcccccgtgcccgcccccggaacgctcccgacacgccccgaaaatgccgcgcgcttcggtcccgcccccgacacgcccccctccgaaatcccagggacttacgcgagtcccggggctctgcgcgcgccggtaggcctatgtaaaataggctcaccggcgtgcagggccctgctcgcctaaatccgcccggatttgggcggatttaggcgagcagggctcttaaaatccgccccaatatgtataatatatggtctcattcattgcattttacctttgTTTCAATGACTATACATCCTTAGTCTTGCAGACCTACCTCTGACCTTCCTCCATTCATGCACAGGTATAACATGTATACATGTATAATATGTATAATatatggtctcattcattgcattttacctttaTGTTTCAATGACTATACATCCTTAGTCTTGCAGACCTACCTCTGACCTTCCTCCATTCATGCACATGTATAACATGTATAATatatggtctcattcattgcattttacctttaTGTTTCAATGACTATACATCCTTAGTCTTGCAGACCTACCTCTGACCTTCCTCCATTCATGCACATGTTTAACATGTATAACGTGTATTACATATAATATGTATAACATGTATAATATGTATAATatatggtctcattcattgcattttacctttaTGTTTCAATGACTATACATCCTTAGTCTTGCAGACCTACATCTGATCTTTCTCCATTCATGCACATGTATACATGTATAACATGTatatggtctcattcattgcatttcacCTATATGTTTCAATGACTATACATCCTTAGTCTTGCAGACCTACCTCTGACCTTCCTCCATTCATGCACATGTATAAcataatttaaagggtcgggggtgggttttagggggttttagtgtgcaggctcacgattttaatgattttcacgatactttacacacccaaacggcaacaatacgattccctccccctcccagatgaaatcgatcgttaagatgatcgaggacacgattcacatctctagtttcaaTGACTATACATCCTTAGTCTTGCAGACCTACCTCTGACCTTCCTCCATTCATGCACATGTATAACATGTATAataaatggtctcattcattgcattttacctttaTGTTTCAATGACTATACATCCTTAGTCTTGCAGACCTACCTCTGACCTTCCTCCATTCATGCACATGTATAACATGTATAATATGTATAACATGTATAGCATGTATAATATGTATAATATGTATAATATGTATAATatatggtctcattcattgcattttacctttaTGTTTCAATGACTATACATCCTTAGTCTTGCAGACCTACCTCTGACCTTCCTCCATTCATGCACATGTATAACATGTATAATATGTAtaacatgtatatatgtataatatgtataatatatgctctcattcattgcattttacctttaTGTTTCAATGACTATACATCCTTAGTCTTGCAGACCTACCTCTGACCTTCCTCCATTCATGCACATGTATAACATGTACAACATGTATAACATGTATAATATGTATAAAatatggtctcattcattgcattttacctttaTGTTTCAATGACTATACATCCTTAGTCTTGCAGACCTACCTCTGACCTTCCTCCATTCATGCACATGTATAACATGTATAACATGTATAACATGTATAACATGCATAATATGTATAATatatggtctcattcattgcattttacctttgTTTCAATGAGTATACATCCTTAGTCTTGCAGACCTACCTCTGACCTTTATCCATTCATGCACATGTATACATGTATAACATGTATAATatatggtctcattcattgcattttacctttaTGTTTCAATGACTATACATCCTTAGTCTTGCAGACTTACCTCTGACCTTCCTCCATTCATGCACATGTATAACATGTATAACATGTATAATatatggtctcattcattgcattttacctttaTGTTTCAATGAGTATACATCCTTAGTCTTGCAGACCTACCTCTGACCTTCCTCCATTCATGCACATGTATACATGTATAACATGTATACCATGTATAACATGTATAATatatggtctcattcattgcattttacctttaTGTTTCAATGACTATACATCCTTAGTCTTGCAGACTTACCTCTGACCTTCCTCCATTCATGCACATGTATAACATGTATAACATATATAATatatggtctcattcattgcattttacctttaTGTTTCAATGAGTATACATCCTTAGTCTTGCAGACCTACCTCTGACCTTCCTCCATTCATGCACATGTATACATGTATAACATGTATACCATGTATACCATGTATAATatatggtctcattcattgcattttacctttaTGTTTCAATGACTATACATCCTTAGTCTTGCAGACTTACCTCTGACCTTCCTCCATTCACGCACATGTATAACATGTATAATATGTATAACATGTATAATatatggtctcattcattgcattttacctatATGTTTCAATGAGTATACATCCTTAGTCTTGCAGACCTACCTCTGACCTTCCTCCATTCATGCACATGTATACCATGTATAATatatggtctcattcattgcattttacctttaTGTTTCAATGACTATACATCCTTAGTCTTGCAGACTTACCTCTGACCTTCCTCCATTCACGCACATGTATAACATGTATAATATGTATAACATGTATAATatatggtctcattcattgcattttacctttaTGTTTCAATGAGTATACATCCTTAGTCTTGCAGACCTACCTCTGACCTTCCTCCATTCATGCACATGTATACATGTATAACATGTATACCATGTATACCATGTATAATatatggtctcattcattgcattttacctttaTGTTTCAATGACTATACATCCTTAGTCTTGCAGACTTACCTCTGACCTTCCTCCATTCACGCACATGTATAACATGTATAATATGTATAACATGTATAATatatggtctcattcattgcattttacctatATGTTTCAATGACCACACATCCTTAGTCTTGCAGACCTACCTCTGACCTTCCTCCAGTCACGCACATGTATAACATGTATAACATGTATAATATGTATAACATGCATAACATGTATAACATGTATAATATGTATAACATGCATAACATGTATAACATGTTGCACCTTCCTTCATGGCCTTAGCTACATTTTCCTCCAATTTTGTCTTTGGTGTCCCATCTTCCCTGTTTCTTTCAGACTTTCTAGGTATTCTTCCATGTCCTAATCATTCTGATACCTCTTTTTGCCCTtcctttttcagccacctcttttgaaaaccagactagtctgttcttcctcttacttttatttaccttCATATCAAAGACTTGCCGCCCTTACCATAGCTTCTAGTTCACCTGGATCCTCActgcctccccacccctccaGTGCCTTGCTAAGGTATTCCCACATCTTAACAAATTTGGTATGTAGAAATGCAGGATCTTGACCTTTGTTGTGACTCCTCTCTTCCTTTGCTCTTATATTAAGCCATACTATCTGGTGATCATTGGATGTCAGCTAATATCATACACCTTGAAGTTCCAAAGTTTATATTGTACCATGACATCATGATTTTTCTTTTACCATTCTTTCACTGTTAGAGAACTTAAAGAGTAATAAAGCTTACTTCTGGCAAAGGTCTGGCTGGTCTCGTAAGGATTCCTCCCACGTAGACAACATGAGGCAGAGTTGGTCTTGGGAACTCTAGGGCAACATCAGTACATAGCATCCAAAGGCTGGATCCATGGACCAGATCATACATGGACTTCTCTGGTACCACCTTGTGCTTCCACATTATTCTTTCATATTTTGGGAGAACTACAAAATAAACTCCTAATCTGGAAACCAAGTAAATGACAGTATTTTTAATTCTTTCCAAGAGATTCATATGGTCAGTAAGTAgtgaattaaactctggaacatAAGCCAGTGGAGCTGGGGCACCAACCTCTGCTGGGTACCAAAGGCCAGTTGAGAACACAGCATATTTAACTCCAAGAAGATGAGCTATAACAAAGCCACACATCTCATTAGGATCCACTAGGAGAAGATCAAAGTTCTGCTGTTTAAGTTGATGCATCAGCTCCTGATTTCCAACCATCATGTCACAGTTCATGGAATAGTGATCCAGAATGTCAAAGAACTCTATTGCTGTCAACCTACCAGAGAAAATATTCTGCATTTTGGACTGTAGGAAGTTATCAGAGGTGCTGCTGTTGAAGATTCCCGGGTACCGCTGTAGCTTGTAGTGACTTGATAGAGGCACATCCCTGCCCTCAGACACCAAGAACACTGTTTCATGGCCTTGTTCTTGTAAAGCAGATGCCAAAGTCTTGAAAATATATAGATGGCTTTCAAACATGATTGGCGGCACAACTATAATTTTGGCAGCATTTGTAATTCCAAAAGTACCCATGAAGAGTATGAAAGGAAGCACATAAGAGGTCATGGCTGCAATCAGAAACACAAAATTACCAATGAATTATGGGTGTGAACTTATTTATTGACCTTACACATTCTGTTACTTACAGAAGACCTGAAAATCGATGACTTTACATTCATTCCTGACCTTAGACATGCTATCTCTGACACATAGATGACCCAGTGAGTGATGAATGTGCGCATGCATTGTTGACCTTACACATACTTTCTCTGACCCATGGAGGACTTATTGAGCAATAAGTGTATGCTCATTGATGGTCTTCAAAATGCTATCTCTGACAGACAATCCAATGAGTACAGAGATTGTGCTCATTGCCGGCTTTACACATACATT
Protein-coding regions in this window:
- the LOC115078027 gene encoding 2-hydroxyacylsphingosine 1-beta-galactosyltransferase-like, whose product is MTSYVLPFILFMGTFGITNAAKIIVVPPIMFESHLYIFKTLASALQEQGHETVFLVSEGRDVPLSSHYKLQRYPGIFNSSTSDNFLQSKMQNIFSGRLTAIEFFDILDHYSMNCDMMVGNQELMHQLKQQNFDLLLVDPNEMCGFVIAHLLGVKYAVFSTGLWYPAEVGAPAPLAYVPEFNSLLTDHMNLLERIKNTVIYLVSRLGVYFVVLPKYERIMWKHKVVPEKSMYDLVHGSSLWMLCTDVALEFPRPTLPHVVYVGGILTRPARPLPEDLQRWANDTQEHGFVLVSFGAGVKYLSEDIGHKLAGALARLPQRVLWRFSGSRPKNLGNNTKLVEWLPQNDLLGHPHIKAFLSHGGLNSIFEAVYHGVPVVGMPLFGDHYDTMTRVQAKGMGIILHWKTITDIDLYEALVKVINDPSYRQQAQKLSEIHKDQPGHPVSRTIYWINYILRHNGAVHLRTVLHRISLYQYFLLDVTAALLLGTVLALYIFSRTVKFIIKRSQKLWPIPDFSSLNGHSYNGIGNGIGKHRRNDPTRHEKKVK